From one Pseudomonas sp. S35 genomic stretch:
- a CDS encoding protein-L-isoaspartate(D-aspartate) O-methyltransferase, producing MTSQRTRERLIQRLYEEGLSNAQVLEVIRRTPRHLFVDEALAHRAYEDTALPIGHNQTISQPYMVARMSELLLAAGPLDKVLEIGTGSGYQTAVLSQLVERVFSVERIKVLQDRAKERLVELNLRNVVFRWGDGWEGWPALAPYNGIIVTAVATDVPQALLDQLAPGGRLVIPVGSGEVQQLMLIVREDDGFSRHVLGAVRFVPLLNGPLA from the coding sequence ATGACTTCCCAGCGCACCCGTGAACGTTTGATCCAGCGTTTGTACGAAGAAGGCCTGTCCAACGCCCAGGTGCTGGAAGTGATCCGGCGCACGCCACGGCATTTGTTTGTCGATGAAGCCCTGGCCCACCGCGCCTATGAAGATACCGCGTTGCCGATCGGTCACAACCAGACCATCTCCCAGCCCTATATGGTCGCGCGCATGAGCGAACTGCTGCTGGCTGCAGGGCCTTTGGACAAAGTGTTGGAGATTGGTACCGGTTCGGGTTATCAGACCGCTGTGCTGTCACAGCTGGTGGAGCGGGTATTCTCGGTCGAGCGTATCAAGGTATTGCAGGATCGCGCCAAGGAACGCCTGGTGGAACTGAACCTGCGCAATGTGGTGTTTCGCTGGGGCGATGGCTGGGAAGGCTGGCCTGCGCTGGCACCGTACAACGGCATTATCGTTACTGCCGTGGCCACCGATGTCCCGCAGGCGCTGCTGGATCAATTGGCCCCTGGGGGGCGCCTGGTTATTCCGGTCGGTTCCGGTGAAGTGCAGCAATTGATGCTTATCGTGCGCGAAGACGACGGTTTTTCCCGGCATGTATTGGGGGCTGTACGCTTTGTTCCGTTGCTCAATGGCCCGTTGGCCTGA
- the ispD gene encoding 2-C-methyl-D-erythritol 4-phosphate cytidylyltransferase, with translation MSNGLPAFWAVIPAAGVGARMAADRPKQYLQLGGRTILEHSLGCFLDHPGLKGLVVSLASDDPYWPTLAGAADPRIQRADGGSQRSGSVLNALLHLNALGASDDDWVLVHDAARPNLSRDDLDKLLSELADDPVGGLLAVPARDTLKRVDKHGRVVETVDRSLIWQAYTPQMFRLGALHRALADSLVADAVITDEASAMEWSGQAPRLIEGRADNIKVTRPEDLEWLRLRWANRR, from the coding sequence ATGAGCAATGGTTTGCCGGCCTTCTGGGCCGTGATTCCTGCCGCGGGCGTCGGTGCCCGTATGGCCGCGGACCGTCCCAAGCAATATCTGCAACTGGGCGGGCGCACTATTCTTGAACACAGCCTTGGCTGTTTCCTTGATCACCCAGGCCTCAAGGGGCTGGTGGTCAGCTTGGCTTCTGATGATCCCTATTGGCCCACGTTGGCCGGTGCTGCTGACCCACGTATCCAGCGTGCGGACGGTGGTTCGCAGCGCTCGGGCTCGGTACTCAATGCACTGCTGCACCTGAACGCCCTGGGCGCCAGTGATGATGACTGGGTGCTGGTGCACGACGCCGCCCGGCCCAATTTGAGCCGCGATGATCTCGACAAGCTGTTAAGCGAACTGGCTGATGATCCCGTCGGTGGCCTGCTGGCCGTGCCGGCCCGCGACACCCTCAAGCGCGTCGACAAGCACGGTCGGGTGGTGGAAACCGTCGACCGCAGCCTGATCTGGCAAGCCTATACGCCGCAGATGTTCCGCCTTGGCGCCTTGCACCGTGCATTGGCCGACAGCCTGGTGGCCGACGCGGTGATCACCGACGAAGCCTCGGCCATGGAATGGTCCGGCCAGGCGCCGCGCCTGATCGAAGGGCGCGCGGACAATATAAAGGTGACACGGCCGGAGGATCTTGAGTGGTTGCGGTTGCGCTGGGCGAACCGGCGGTAA
- the fghA gene encoding S-formylglutathione hydrolase gives MSLENLSCQKSFGGWHKRYKHHSDVLGCDMTFAVYLPPQAEQGGKLPVLYWLSGLTCTDENFMQKAGAQRMAAELGLIIVAPDTSPRGPGVPGDPDNAWDFGLGAGFYLNATQEPWAKHYRMHDYVVQELPDLVEAHFPASDKRGISGHSMGGHGALVCALRNPGRYRSVSAFSPINNPMDCPWGQKAFSRYLGEERSKWREWDACVLISEASEKLPLLVDQGDRDDFLAVQLKPEALQQAAKIAKHPLELRLQPGYDHSYFFIASFIEDHLRHHGRALLG, from the coding sequence ATGAGTCTGGAAAACCTGTCCTGCCAGAAGAGCTTCGGTGGCTGGCATAAACGCTACAAGCATCATTCCGATGTGCTCGGTTGCGACATGACTTTCGCCGTTTACCTGCCGCCACAAGCGGAGCAGGGCGGCAAACTGCCGGTGTTGTATTGGCTGTCCGGGTTGACCTGCACTGATGAAAACTTCATGCAAAAGGCCGGCGCACAGCGCATGGCCGCCGAACTGGGGCTGATCATCGTTGCGCCGGATACCAGCCCTCGCGGTCCCGGTGTGCCGGGTGATCCGGACAACGCCTGGGACTTTGGCCTGGGTGCTGGCTTCTATCTCAATGCCACCCAGGAGCCTTGGGCCAAGCATTATCGGATGCATGACTACGTAGTGCAGGAGCTGCCGGATTTGGTTGAGGCGCATTTCCCGGCTTCGGACAAGCGTGGTATCAGCGGCCACTCCATGGGCGGACACGGCGCACTGGTGTGTGCGCTGCGCAACCCTGGGCGTTACCGCTCTGTTTCTGCATTTTCGCCGATCAACAACCCAATGGATTGCCCGTGGGGCCAGAAAGCATTCTCCCGTTATCTGGGGGAAGAACGCTCGAAATGGCGCGAATGGGATGCCTGTGTGTTGATCAGCGAAGCCTCGGAAAAGCTGCCTTTGCTGGTGGATCAGGGGGATCGCGACGATTTTCTCGCCGTGCAACTCAAGCCCGAAGCCTTGCAGCAAGCCGCGAAGATCGCCAAGCATCCGCTCGAGTTGCGGCTGCAGCCCGGCTATGACCATAGCTACTTCTTCATCGCTAGCTTCATCGAAGACCATTTGCGACACCACGGCCGCGCTTTGCTCGGTTAA
- the kdsA gene encoding 3-deoxy-8-phosphooctulonate synthase encodes MAQKIIRVGDIEIANDKPMVLFGGMNVLESRDMAMQVCEEYVKVTEKLGIPYVFKASFDKANRSSVTSYRGPGLEEGMRIFQDIKQAFGVPIITDVHEPEQAAVVAEVCDIIQLPAFLSRQTDLVVAMAKTGAVINIKKAQFLAPQEMKHILNKCVEAGNDQLILCERGSSFGYNNLVVDMLGFGIMKQFEYPVFFDVTHALQMPGGRADSAGGRRAQVLDLAKAGLSQSLAGLFLEAHPDPDNAKCDGPCALRLDKLEPFLAQLKQLDELVKSFPTVETA; translated from the coding sequence ATGGCCCAGAAGATCATTCGCGTAGGCGACATCGAGATTGCCAACGACAAGCCCATGGTGCTGTTTGGCGGCATGAACGTGCTGGAAAGCCGCGACATGGCGATGCAGGTCTGTGAAGAGTACGTCAAGGTTACCGAGAAACTCGGTATTCCCTACGTGTTCAAGGCCAGCTTCGACAAGGCCAACCGCTCGTCCGTGACCTCCTATCGTGGCCCGGGCCTTGAAGAAGGCATGCGGATCTTCCAGGACATCAAGCAAGCCTTCGGCGTGCCGATCATCACCGATGTCCACGAGCCGGAACAGGCTGCCGTGGTCGCCGAGGTGTGTGACATCATCCAGTTGCCGGCCTTCCTCTCGCGCCAGACCGACCTGGTCGTCGCGATGGCCAAGACCGGCGCTGTGATCAATATCAAAAAAGCCCAGTTCCTCGCGCCCCAGGAGATGAAACACATCCTGAACAAGTGCGTGGAAGCGGGTAACGACCAGTTGATCCTTTGCGAGCGTGGTTCGAGCTTCGGCTACAACAACCTCGTGGTGGACATGCTCGGTTTCGGCATCATGAAACAGTTCGAATACCCGGTGTTCTTCGACGTGACCCACGCGCTGCAAATGCCCGGTGGTCGTGCCGATTCCGCCGGTGGGCGCCGTGCCCAGGTGTTGGACCTGGCCAAGGCTGGCCTTAGCCAGTCCCTGGCCGGCCTGTTCCTGGAAGCCCACCCGGACCCGGACAACGCCAAATGCGACGGTCCATGTGCCCTGCGCCTGGACAAGCTGGAGCCATTCCTGGCCCAGCTCAAGCAGTTGGACGAGCTGGTCAAGAGTTTTCCGACGGTAGAGACCGCGTAA
- a CDS encoding LysR substrate-binding domain-containing protein, with protein MLENRWEGIDEFVAVAECSQFTAAAERLGVSSSHISRQVARLEERLQTRLLYRSTRKVTLTEAGQTFLQHCQRLQDGREEALRAVGDLTSEPKGMLRMTCAVAYGERFIVPLVTRFMRLYPQLRVDIELSNRQLDLVHEGLDLAIRLGRLSDSRMVASRLAPRRMYLCASPSYLERYGRPHSLSELSRHNCLIGSSDIWQLAQDGREFSQRVQGNWRCNSGQAVLDAALLGVGLCQLPDYYVLEHLHSGALVSLLEAHQPPNTAVWALYPQQRHLSPKVRKLVDFLKEGLAGRPEYSR; from the coding sequence ATGTTGGAAAACCGCTGGGAAGGCATCGACGAGTTCGTCGCCGTGGCGGAGTGCAGCCAGTTCACGGCCGCCGCCGAGCGCCTGGGCGTGTCGTCATCCCATATCAGCCGCCAGGTCGCACGGTTGGAGGAGCGACTGCAGACACGCCTGCTCTATCGCAGTACACGCAAAGTGACCCTGACCGAAGCCGGGCAAACGTTCCTCCAACATTGCCAGCGCCTGCAAGATGGCCGCGAAGAAGCGCTGCGCGCGGTGGGGGATCTGACCAGCGAACCCAAGGGCATGTTGCGCATGACCTGCGCCGTGGCGTACGGCGAGCGGTTTATCGTGCCGTTGGTGACACGGTTCATGAGGCTTTACCCACAGTTGCGAGTCGATATCGAACTCAGCAACCGCCAGCTCGACCTGGTGCATGAAGGCCTGGACTTGGCGATTCGCCTGGGCCGACTTTCTGACTCAAGGATGGTCGCCAGCCGCCTGGCGCCACGGCGCATGTACTTATGCGCGTCACCGTCCTACCTGGAACGGTACGGCCGCCCACACAGCTTGTCGGAATTGAGCCGGCACAACTGTTTGATCGGCAGTTCGGATATCTGGCAGCTGGCCCAGGACGGGCGGGAATTTTCCCAGCGCGTGCAGGGAAACTGGCGCTGCAACAGTGGGCAGGCAGTACTGGACGCGGCGCTACTGGGGGTCGGGCTGTGTCAGTTGCCCGATTATTACGTGCTGGAACACTTGCACAGTGGCGCGTTGGTGTCGTTGCTGGAGGCACACCAGCCGCCGAATACGGCGGTGTGGGCGCTGTATCCGCAGCAGCGGCATTTGTCGCCCAAGGTCAGGAAACTGGTGGATTTCTTGAAGGAAGGGTTGGCTGGGAGGCCGGAGTACAGTCGTTGA
- the ftsB gene encoding cell division protein FtsB, which translates to MRSPNWLFLVLLLLLAGLQYRLWVGNGSFAQVKDLTEQIAAQHAENEILLERNRVLDAEVLELKKGTETVEERARHELGMVKEGETLYQLAQ; encoded by the coding sequence ATGCGCAGTCCCAATTGGTTGTTCCTCGTCTTGCTCTTGTTGCTGGCCGGCCTGCAGTACCGCCTATGGGTGGGTAATGGCAGCTTTGCGCAGGTAAAAGACCTGACCGAGCAAATTGCTGCACAGCACGCCGAAAACGAGATCTTGCTGGAGCGTAACCGCGTCCTGGATGCTGAAGTGCTCGAGCTGAAAAAAGGTACGGAGACCGTTGAAGAGCGGGCTCGTCATGAACTGGGCATGGTCAAGGAGGGCGAAACCCTCTACCAGTTGGCCCAATGA
- a CDS encoding S-(hydroxymethyl)glutathione dehydrogenase/class III alcohol dehydrogenase, with product MIKSRAAVAFEAKKPLEIVEVDVAMPKAGEVLLRVVASGVCHTDAYTLSGADPEGIFPSILGHEGGAVVEAIGEGVTSVAVGDHVIPLYTPECGKCKFCLSGKTNLCQAIRATQGKGLMPDGTTRFSYKGQPIFHYMGTSTFSEYTVLPEISVAKIPKEAPLEKVCLLGCGVTTGIGAVINTAKVKPGDTVAIFGLGGIGLSAIIGAVKAKAGRIIAIDINPAKFEIAKQLGATDCINPKDYDRPIQDVIVDLTDGGVDFSFECIGNVHLMRAALECCHKGWGESVIIGVAGAGQEIATRPFQLVTGRVWRGSAFGGVRGRTELPSYVEMAQTGEIPLDTFITHTMGLEDINKAFDLMHEGKSIRTVIHF from the coding sequence ATGATCAAGTCACGCGCAGCTGTCGCCTTTGAAGCCAAAAAACCACTGGAGATCGTCGAAGTCGATGTGGCCATGCCCAAGGCTGGCGAAGTCCTGTTGCGAGTGGTGGCTTCGGGCGTATGCCACACCGACGCATACACCCTGTCTGGCGCCGACCCGGAAGGCATCTTCCCGTCGATCCTCGGCCACGAGGGCGGTGCGGTGGTTGAAGCCATTGGCGAGGGCGTCACTTCGGTTGCCGTGGGCGACCATGTGATCCCGCTGTACACCCCGGAATGCGGCAAGTGCAAATTCTGCCTGTCGGGCAAGACCAACCTGTGCCAGGCCATTCGCGCCACCCAGGGCAAAGGCCTGATGCCAGACGGCACCACGCGCTTTTCCTACAAAGGCCAGCCGATTTTCCACTACATGGGTACCTCGACCTTCTCCGAGTACACCGTGCTGCCGGAAATTTCCGTGGCCAAGATTCCTAAAGAAGCCCCGCTGGAAAAAGTCTGCCTGCTGGGTTGCGGCGTTACTACGGGTATTGGCGCGGTGATCAACACCGCCAAGGTCAAGCCGGGCGACACCGTGGCCATCTTCGGTCTCGGCGGTATTGGTCTGTCGGCCATCATCGGTGCGGTGAAAGCCAAGGCGGGTCGCATCATTGCCATCGACATCAACCCGGCCAAGTTCGAAATCGCCAAGCAATTGGGCGCGACCGACTGCATCAACCCGAAAGACTACGATCGCCCGATCCAGGACGTGATTGTTGATTTGACCGACGGCGGCGTGGACTTTTCCTTCGAATGCATCGGCAACGTGCACCTGATGCGTGCTGCCCTTGAGTGCTGCCATAAAGGTTGGGGCGAGTCGGTGATCATCGGTGTTGCCGGTGCTGGCCAGGAGATCGCTACCCGTCCATTCCAGTTGGTGACTGGTCGCGTCTGGCGCGGTTCGGCCTTCGGTGGTGTGCGCGGTCGTACCGAATTGCCAAGCTACGTGGAGATGGCCCAGACCGGCGAGATCCCGCTGGACACGTTCATCACCCACACCATGGGCCTGGAAGACATCAACAAAGCGTTTGACCTGATGCATGAAGGCAAGAGCATTCGTACTGTCATCCACTTCTGA
- the ispF gene encoding 2-C-methyl-D-erythritol 2,4-cyclodiphosphate synthase yields the protein MRIGHGYDVHRFAEGDFITLGGVRIAHHHGLLAHSDGDVVLHALSDALLGAAALGDIGKHFPDTDPTFKGADSRVLLRHVVGLIHAKGWKVGNVDNTIVAQAPKMAPHIESMRALIAADLQIELDQVNVKATTTEKLGFTGREEGIAVHSVALLLRA from the coding sequence ATGCGTATTGGCCACGGCTACGATGTGCACCGTTTCGCCGAAGGCGACTTCATCACCCTGGGCGGCGTGCGTATTGCACACCACCACGGGTTGCTGGCTCATTCCGACGGCGACGTTGTGTTGCACGCCTTGAGCGATGCCTTGCTCGGCGCCGCGGCGTTGGGTGATATCGGCAAGCACTTTCCGGACACCGACCCTACGTTCAAGGGGGCGGACAGCCGCGTCTTGCTGCGCCATGTGGTGGGCCTCATCCATGCCAAGGGCTGGAAGGTCGGTAATGTCGACAACACCATCGTGGCCCAGGCGCCGAAAATGGCGCCCCATATCGAATCGATGCGCGCACTGATTGCCGCAGACCTGCAAATTGAATTGGATCAAGTGAACGTGAAAGCCACCACCACCGAAAAGCTCGGGTTCACCGGTCGTGAAGAGGGCATTGCCGTGCACTCCGTCGCCTTGTTGCTGCGCGCATGA
- the surE gene encoding 5'/3'-nucleotidase SurE, with product MRILISNDDGATAPGLAALYAALQDYAECVVVAPDQDKSGASSSLTLDRPLHPQVLANGFISVNGTPTDCVHLAINSLLDHEPDLVVSGINLGANLGDDVLYSGTVAAALEGRFLGRTSFAFSFASRQLDNLPAAAYFARKLVEAHACLELPPRTVLNVNIPNLPLDHIRGIQLTRLGHRARAAAPLKVVDPRGKEGYWIAAAGDAEDGGEGTDFHAVMQGYVSITPLQFDRTFSDAFSGLEGWLEGLR from the coding sequence ATGCGTATTCTGATATCAAACGATGACGGTGCCACCGCACCCGGCCTTGCTGCGCTCTACGCTGCGCTGCAGGATTACGCCGAGTGCGTGGTGGTTGCCCCTGACCAGGACAAGAGTGGCGCCAGCAGTTCGCTGACGCTTGACCGTCCCCTGCACCCGCAGGTTCTGGCCAATGGCTTTATCAGCGTGAACGGTACCCCTACCGACTGCGTGCACCTGGCCATCAACAGCCTGTTGGATCACGAGCCGGACCTGGTGGTGTCGGGTATCAACCTCGGCGCCAACCTGGGCGATGATGTGCTGTATTCCGGCACCGTGGCGGCAGCGCTTGAAGGGCGCTTCCTGGGCCGCACCTCGTTCGCTTTTTCGTTTGCCTCGCGGCAACTGGACAACCTGCCCGCCGCCGCCTATTTCGCGCGCAAGCTGGTGGAGGCCCACGCTTGCCTGGAACTGCCGCCGCGCACAGTGCTCAACGTCAATATCCCCAACTTGCCCCTCGATCACATTCGCGGTATCCAGCTGACACGCTTGGGCCATCGTGCCCGTGCGGCGGCGCCGTTGAAGGTGGTCGATCCGCGTGGCAAGGAAGGTTATTGGATCGCAGCGGCCGGTGATGCTGAAGACGGTGGCGAGGGCACGGACTTTCACGCGGTGATGCAAGGTTATGTGTCGATTACCCCGTTGCAATTCGACCGCACCTTCAGCGATGCCTTCAGTGGTCTCGAAGGCTGGCTGGAGGGGTTGCGCTGA
- a CDS encoding CTP synthase, producing MTRYIFVTGGVVSSLGKGIASASLAAILEARGLKVTMLKLDPYINVDPGTMSPFQHGEVFVTHDGAETDLDLGHYERFIRTTMTQNNNFTTGRVYEHVLRKERRGDYLGATIQVIPHITDEIKRRIIKGAGDADVAMVEIGGTVGDIESQPFLEAIRQLRFEVGAKRAMLMHLTLVPYIATAGETKTKPTQHSVKELRSIGLQPDVLVCRSDHPIDISSRRKIAQFTNVEERAVIALEDADTIYKIPGILHSQGLDDFVVERFGLQCNGADLSEWEAVVDAKLNPEHEVTIAMVGKYMELLDAYKSLIEAMSHAGISNRTKVNLRYIDSEDIENQGTALLEGVDAILVPGGFGLRGVEGKITAVQYARENKVPYLGICLGMQVAVIEFARNVLGWKDANSTEFDNKSGHPVVGLITEWEDATGAVETRTESSDLGGTMRLGAQDCLLEPGSLVHDCYGKDVIVERHRHRYEVNNNLLPQIKEAGLKISGRSGDGALVEVVEAPDHPWFVACQFHPEFTSTPRDGHPLFSGFVKAALTQHQKKA from the coding sequence ATGACGCGCTACATATTCGTCACGGGCGGTGTTGTTTCTTCATTGGGGAAAGGCATTGCCTCCGCTTCATTGGCGGCCATCCTGGAGGCGCGGGGGCTTAAAGTCACCATGCTCAAGCTGGACCCGTACATCAACGTCGACCCGGGCACCATGAGCCCGTTCCAGCACGGTGAAGTGTTCGTCACACACGACGGCGCCGAGACCGACCTGGACCTGGGCCACTACGAGCGGTTCATCCGCACGACCATGACCCAGAACAACAACTTCACCACTGGCCGTGTCTACGAGCACGTGCTGCGCAAAGAGCGCCGTGGTGACTACCTGGGTGCAACCATCCAGGTGATCCCGCACATCACCGACGAAATCAAGCGCCGCATCATCAAGGGTGCAGGCGATGCCGACGTGGCGATGGTCGAGATCGGTGGCACCGTGGGTGACATCGAATCCCAACCGTTCCTCGAAGCCATCCGCCAGTTGCGTTTCGAAGTCGGCGCCAAGCGCGCGATGCTGATGCACCTGACGTTGGTGCCGTACATCGCTACTGCCGGCGAAACCAAAACCAAGCCAACCCAGCACTCGGTCAAGGAACTGCGTTCCATCGGCCTGCAGCCGGACGTGCTGGTATGCCGCTCCGATCACCCGATCGACATTTCCTCGCGTCGCAAGATCGCGCAATTCACCAACGTTGAAGAACGTGCGGTGATCGCGCTGGAAGACGCCGACACCATCTACAAGATCCCGGGCATCCTGCACTCGCAAGGCCTGGACGATTTTGTGGTCGAGCGTTTCGGCCTGCAATGCAATGGCGCGGACCTGTCCGAGTGGGAAGCCGTGGTCGACGCCAAGCTCAACCCTGAGCATGAAGTCACCATCGCGATGGTCGGCAAGTACATGGAACTGCTGGATGCGTACAAGTCGCTGATCGAAGCGATGAGCCACGCCGGTATCAGCAACCGCACCAAGGTCAACCTGCGCTACATCGACTCCGAAGACATCGAGAACCAAGGCACTGCTTTGCTCGAAGGTGTGGACGCGATCCTCGTGCCAGGCGGTTTCGGCCTGCGTGGCGTGGAAGGCAAGATCACCGCCGTGCAGTACGCTCGTGAGAACAAGGTGCCGTACCTGGGTATCTGCCTGGGCATGCAAGTGGCCGTTATCGAGTTCGCCCGTAACGTGCTGGGCTGGAAAGACGCCAACTCCACCGAGTTCGACAACAAGAGCGGCCACCCGGTCGTGGGCCTGATCACCGAGTGGGAAGACGCCACCGGCGCCGTCGAAACCCGTACCGAAAGCTCCGACCTGGGCGGCACCATGCGCCTTGGCGCGCAGGATTGCCTGCTGGAGCCGGGTTCGCTGGTTCACGATTGCTACGGCAAGGACGTGATCGTCGAGCGTCACCGTCACCGCTACGAGGTCAACAACAACCTGCTGCCGCAGATCAAGGAAGCCGGCCTGAAAATCTCCGGTCGCTCCGGTGATGGCGCGCTGGTTGAAGTGGTCGAAGCACCGGATCATCCTTGGTTCGTGGCTTGCCAGTTCCACCCGGAGTTCACCTCGACTCCACGTGACGGTCACCCGTTGTTCAGCGGTTTCGTCAAAGCCGCACTGACGCAACATCAGAAGAAGGCGTAA
- the eno gene encoding phosphopyruvate hydratase, producing MAKIVDIKGREVLDSRGNPTVEADVLLDNGIIGSACAPSGASTGSREALELRDGDKSRYLGKGVLKAVANINGPIRDLLLGKDPLDQKALDHAMIKLDGTENKGSLGANAILAVSLAAAKAAAQDQDLPLYAHIANLNGTPGVYSMPVPMMNIINGGEHADNNVDIQEFMVQPVGAKSFSEGLRMGTEIFHHLKAVLKARGLSTAVGDEGGFAPNLASNEDALKVISEAVANAGYTLGTDVTLALDCAASEFFEDGKYNLSGEGQVFNSEGFAEYLKGLTQRYPIISIEDGLDESDWDGWKILTDKIGEKVQLVGDDLFVTNTKILKEGIDKKIANSILIKFNQIGTLTETLEAIQMAKAAGYTAVISHRSGETEDSTIADLAVGTSAGQIKTGSLCRSDRVSKYNQLLRIEEQLAGKAKYNGRSEFRG from the coding sequence ATGGCAAAAATCGTCGACATCAAAGGTCGTGAAGTTCTCGACTCCCGTGGCAACCCCACCGTCGAAGCCGACGTGCTTCTCGATAACGGCATCATCGGCAGCGCCTGCGCGCCGTCCGGTGCTTCCACCGGTTCGCGCGAAGCGCTGGAACTGCGTGATGGCGACAAGAGCCGTTACCTGGGCAAGGGTGTACTCAAGGCTGTAGCCAACATCAACGGCCCGATCCGTGACCTGTTGCTGGGCAAGGACCCGCTGGACCAGAAAGCCCTGGACCACGCGATGATCAAGCTCGACGGCACCGAAAACAAAGGTAGCCTGGGCGCCAACGCCATCCTCGCCGTGTCCCTGGCCGCTGCCAAGGCCGCTGCCCAGGACCAGGACCTGCCGCTGTACGCGCACATCGCCAACCTGAACGGCACTCCAGGTGTCTACTCGATGCCGGTGCCGATGATGAACATCATCAACGGTGGCGAGCACGCCGATAACAACGTCGACATCCAGGAATTCATGGTGCAGCCGGTTGGCGCCAAGTCCTTCTCCGAAGGCCTGCGCATGGGCACCGAGATTTTCCATCACCTGAAAGCTGTACTGAAGGCACGTGGCCTGAGCACTGCCGTGGGTGACGAAGGTGGCTTCGCGCCGAACCTGGCGTCCAACGAAGATGCACTGAAAGTGATCTCCGAAGCCGTGGCCAACGCTGGCTACACACTGGGCACTGACGTGACCCTGGCCCTGGATTGCGCGGCCAGCGAGTTCTTTGAGGACGGCAAGTACAACCTGTCCGGCGAAGGCCAGGTGTTCAACTCCGAAGGTTTTGCCGAGTACCTGAAGGGCCTGACCCAGCGTTACCCGATCATCTCGATCGAAGACGGCCTGGACGAGTCCGACTGGGATGGCTGGAAAATCCTCACCGACAAGATCGGCGAAAAAGTCCAACTGGTGGGCGATGACTTGTTCGTGACCAACACCAAGATCCTGAAAGAAGGCATCGATAAAAAGATCGCCAACTCGATCCTGATCAAGTTCAACCAGATCGGCACCCTGACCGAAACCCTGGAAGCCATCCAGATGGCCAAGGCTGCGGGCTACACAGCCGTGATCTCCCACCGCTCCGGCGAAACCGAAGACTCGACCATTGCCGACCTGGCCGTGGGCACCTCGGCGGGCCAGATCAAGACCGGTTCCCTGTGCCGTTCCGACCGTGTTTCCAAGTACAACCAATTGCTGCGTATCGAAGAGCAACTGGCCGGCAAAGCCAAGTACAACGGTCGCAGCGAGTTTCGCGGCTGA
- the truD gene encoding tRNA pseudouridine(13) synthase TruD — MNDLQLLGPRAYGEALGSAVLKATAEDFQVDEVLDIPLTGEGEHLWLWVEKRGLNTEEAARRIAKAAGVPLRTVSYAGLKDRQALTRQWFSVQLPGKADPDMSAAENDTLKILKTARHKRKLQRGAHSANGFTLRLTQLAGDTAAIDARLQLIAQAGIPNYFGAQRFGHNGGNVVDARGWAARKALPEQRNVRSRLLSTARSFLFNKVLAARVADGSWQRAQVGDLLAFTDSRSFFPAGEAECSDPRLAILDLHPTGPQWGEGDSPATGATHELEQTVAASEADLRDWLVNAGMSQERRILRLPIGGLTWHYPGPDILQLEFVLPAGCFATVLVRELVDLVPVGQTDSPCVF; from the coding sequence ATGAATGATCTGCAATTGTTGGGCCCGCGTGCCTACGGCGAGGCCTTGGGCAGCGCGGTCCTGAAGGCCACTGCCGAAGATTTCCAGGTCGACGAAGTGCTGGATATCCCGCTGACCGGCGAGGGCGAACACCTGTGGCTGTGGGTGGAAAAACGTGGCCTCAACACTGAGGAAGCCGCTCGCCGTATCGCCAAGGCTGCCGGTGTGCCATTGCGCACTGTCAGCTATGCCGGGCTCAAGGACCGCCAGGCGCTGACCCGCCAGTGGTTCAGCGTGCAGTTGCCAGGCAAGGCAGACCCGGACATGAGCGCTGCTGAAAACGACACCCTCAAGATCCTCAAGACCGCCCGTCACAAGCGCAAGCTGCAACGCGGCGCGCACTCGGCCAACGGTTTCACCTTGCGCCTGACTCAACTGGCCGGTGATACCGCGGCCATCGATGCGCGCTTGCAACTGATTGCCCAAGCAGGCATTCCCAATTATTTCGGCGCCCAGCGCTTTGGCCATAACGGTGGCAATGTCGTCGACGCGCGTGGTTGGGCGGCGCGCAAGGCGTTGCCGGAGCAGCGCAATGTGCGATCGCGGCTGCTGTCTACCGCACGCAGTTTCCTGTTCAACAAGGTGCTGGCGGCGCGGGTTGCCGATGGTTCCTGGCAGCGCGCCCAGGTCGGCGACTTGCTGGCGTTTACCGACAGCCGCAGCTTTTTCCCGGCGGGGGAGGCGGAATGCAGCGACCCACGCCTGGCAATCCTCGACCTGCACCCGACCGGGCCGCAGTGGGGTGAGGGCGATTCGCCCGCGACAGGCGCTACCCATGAGTTGGAGCAAACGGTTGCGGCCAGCGAAGCCGACCTGCGCGATTGGCTGGTGAATGCTGGCATGAGCCAGGAACGTCGCATTCTGCGACTGCCCATTGGCGGGTTGACGTGGCATTATCCCGGGCCTGACATTCTGCAATTGGAATTCGTCCTGCCGGCCGGATGCTTCGCCACTGTCTTGGTGCGCGAGCTTGTTGATCTGGTGCCGGTGGGGCAGACGGACAGCCCATGCGTATTCTGA